Proteins from a single region of Struthio camelus isolate bStrCam1 chromosome W, bStrCam1.hap1, whole genome shotgun sequence:
- the LOC104150501 gene encoding zinc finger protein 462-like isoform X11, protein MEVLQCDGCDFRAPSYEDLKAHIQDVHTAFLQPTDVSEESPSQPRSGSMNASNQTEVEFSSVKDEFTIADEIAGQNATTQTGPGSYYSQSQSIYAQHMAPNPKPANKFFQCKFCVRYFRSKNLLIEHTRKVHGAQVGGSSVGSHAAGSLHYNIMMHEGFGKVFSCQFCTYKSPRRARIIKHQKMYHKNNLKESSTPPAGAAAVSELASASVPVQEPCKELPAEVVERSILESMVKPLTKSRGNFCCEWCSYQTPRRERWCDHMMKKHRSMVKILSNLRQQQDGTSAPDVQNKSAQNASPNSNYISMNMTGRDMSNASNFRSSTGNSLIRPNSSTSSKFSSVSYPQMKSKSPQNSIVVNLSDRSRYGVADVTNSSADLETSSMLNDSSSDDEELNEADSENGLNSVDHQTLGMSAEQLMGSDGNKLLETKGIPFRRYMNRFQCPFCPFLTMHRRSISRHIENIHLSGKTAIYKCDECPFTCKSSLKLGAHRQCHAGTTSEWDTLNSQSENIISLNDNTVSYESGNINGRKSAGMMEPVQQQQQLPQPHSQHPYKCTMCNYSTTTLKGLRVHQQHKHSFCDNLPKYDGPPSNTQQESEVDAHTSASTVKKSQTSILGLSSKNNFVAKAARKVSNDCPLDLSPVKKRTRIDEIASNLQSKINQNKQQEDAVINVEDDEEEEEDNEVEIEVELDREEEQTEPMMEVSSSYAPQQMWGREINESQKEANFRNMQHDYNSTNGAEIELTLSEDEEDYYSSVSMKDQQSPNTSALGSQPNMYGPDQNNENVEFNDSGRLYYCKHCDFSNKSARSVSTHYQRMHPYIKFSFRYILDPNDHSAVYRCLECYIDYTNFEDLQQHYGEHHPEAMNVLNFDHSDLIYRCRFCSYTSPNVRSLMPHYQRMHPTVKINNAMIFSSYVVEQQEGLNTESQTLREILNSAPKTMATSTPMAHGASVPAGFNRSATKSFSPECENQKTPSVNTVVVYDCDVCSFASPNMHSVLVHYQKKHPEEKASYFRIQKTMRIASVDRGSALAQMSFEMGVHISPKVSNLASQPPPPPPPPPPDLAPELYYCKHCSYSNRSVVGVLVHYQKRHPEIKVTAKYIRQAPPTAAMMKAGELPSEIQRLPVSMQQLSRGSSESSVNPLENEMFFCQHCDYGNRTVKGVLIHYQKKHRDFKANADVIRQHTATIRSLCDRNQKKSSGSMPARTSSTEQDKTKLRALKCRQCSYTSPYFYALRKHIKKDHPNLKATVTSILRWAFLDGLIESGYHCEWCIYSHTEPSGLLVHYQRRHPEHYVDYTYMATKLWAGPDPSPPTLAMPTEAKTYKCRDCIFEASSIWDITNHYQAFHPWAMNGDESVLLDIIKEKDAAEKTGAQLDEVGAGINSENQVTSQMDQAVEDPSLSQEKTVQLASANPAISSTPYQCTVCQSEYNNLHGLLTHYGKKHPGMKVKAADFAQDIDINSGAVYKCRHCPYINTRIHGVLTHYQKRHPSIKVTAEDFVHDVEQSNDITQNDVEETSRIFKQGYGAYRCKLCPYTHGTLEKLKIHYEKYHNQPEFDVFAQSPPKVSASVEPDMVPEIKASPEIVAEGVGEVSVPAPHFSSSHLVSHTVFRCQLCKYFCSTRKGIARHYRIKHNNVRAQPEGKNNLFKCALCSYTNPIRKGLAAHYQKRHDIDAYYTHCLAASRTVSDKPNKVIIPSPPKDDAPQLSEELRRAVEKKKCSLCSFQSFSKKGIVSHYMKRHPGVFPKKQHASKLGGYFTVVYADEHEKSTPAEERNDFERPDVDSEAQEIEWLPFRCIKCFKLSFSTAELLCMHYTDHHSKDFKRDFTILGSGTRSHNAVYQCKHCDTKLHSTAELTSHLSSHNEEFQKRAKRQERRKQLLSKQKYADGTFADFKQERAFGHLEDASKLKERKVVGYKCKFCVEVHPTLRAICNHLRKHVQYGNVSSASATVKGLRSHERSHLALAMFTREDKYSCQYCSFVSAFRHNLDRHMQTHHGHHKPFRCKLCPFKSSYNSRLKTHILKAHAGNHITQSSLLMP, encoded by the exons ATGGAGGTGCTGCAGTGTGACGGTTGTGATTTCCGAGCTCCATCCTATGAAGACCTAAAAGCTCACATTCAGGATGTTCACACTGCTTTTCTGCAGCCAACAGATGTCTCTGAGGAAAGCCCTAGCCAACCAAGGTCTGGCTCTATGAATGCTAGCAACCAGACCGAGGttgaattttcttctgtaaaggaTGAGTTTACAATTGCAGATGAAATAGCAG gGCAAAATGCAACAACTCAGACTGGGCCTGGAAGTTATTATAGCCAGAGCCAAAGTATTTACGCTCAGCACATGGCTCCAAATCCTAAACCAGCTAACAAGTTTTTCCAGTGCAAATTCTGTGTGCGTTACTTCCGATCTAAAAACCTCCTCATAGAGCACACCCGCAAGGTTCATGGAGCACAAGTCGGGGGGAGCTCAGTAGGGTCACATGCTGCTGGATCCTTACATTACAACATCATGATGCACGAGGGGTTTGGCAAAGTTTTCTCTTGCCAGTTCTGCACCTACAAATCACCAAGGCGCGCAAGGATTATTAAGCACCAGAAAATGTATCACAAAAACAACCTGAAGGAGAGTTCAACTCCCCCTGCTGGTGCCGCTGCTGTATCTGAATTGGCATCTGCCTCTGTGCCAGTGCAGGAGCCCTGCAAGGAATTGCCCGCGGAGGTGGTAGAACGGAGCATTTTGGAGTCCATGGTCAAGCCTCTAACAAAGTCCAGGGGCAACTTTTGCTGTGAATGGTGCAGCTACCAGACACCTCGAAGGGAGCGCTGGTGTGACCATATGATGAAGAAGCACCGCAGCATGGTAAAAATACTGTCAAACTTGAGGCAGCAACAAGACGGAACCAGTGCACCCGATGTGCAGAATAAGAGTGCCCAGAATGCCTCCCCAAACTCTAATTATATCTCCATGAATATGACAGGACGTGATATGTCAAATGCCTCAAACTTCAGAAGCTCTACGGGCAATTCCCTTATCAGGCCCAACTCTTCTACATCCTCCAAGTTTTCTAGTGTGTCTTATCCTCAAATGAAGTCTAAGTCACCTCAAAACTCGATTGTAGTTAATTTGTCAGACAGATCCCGCTATGGAGTTGCTGACGTGACAAATTCTTCTGCTGACTTGGAAACAAGCAGTATGCTAAATGACTCTAGCTCAGATGACGAAGAGCTAAATGAAGCAGACAGCGAGAATGGCTTGAACTCTGTGGATCACCAGACCTTAGGAATGTCTGCAGAGCAACTGATGGGGTCTGATGGCAACAAGCTGTTGGAAACAAAGGGGATTCCCTTTAGAAGATACATGAACAGGTTCCAATGTCCTTTTTGCCCTTTCCTCACGATGCATCGCCGAAGCATCTCCCGTCACATTGAGAACATTCACCTGTCTGGGAAGACGGCTATATACAAATGCGATGAATGCCCTTTCACCTGTAAAAGTTCGTTAAAGCTTGGAGCTCATAGGCAGTGTCATGCAGGCACAACATCAGAGTGGGACACCTTGAATTCTCAGAGTGAAAATATCATCTCTTTGAATGACAACACAGTTTCTTATGAGAGTGGAAATATAAATGGTAGGAAGTCAGCTGGGATGATGGAGCCagtgcagcaacagcagcagttgCCTCAACCCCATTCACAGCATCCCTATAAGTGCACAATGTGCAACTATTCCACCACTACTTTGAAAGGCCTCAGAGTTCATCAGCAGCACAAGCACTCATTTTGTGACAACTTGCCAAAATACGATGGACCACCATCCAACACGCAACAAGAGAGTGAGGTAGATGCTCATACCTCTGCCAGCACGGTGAAGAAAAGCCAGACCTCAATTCTTGGGCTCTCGtctaaaaataactttgttgCTAAGGCTGCTCGGAAGGTGTCAAATGACTGCCCTTTGGATCTCTCACCGGTGAAGAAAAGAACTAGAATTGATGAAATAGCAAGCAACCTGCAGAGCAAAATcaaccaaaacaaacagcaagaagATGCTGTGATTAATGTAGAGgatgatgaggaagaggaggaagacaatGAGGTGGAGATAGAAGTGGAATTAGACAGAGAAGAAGAACAAACAGAACCAATGATGGAGGTTTCTAGTTCGTATGCACCTCAGCAAATGTGGGGGAGAGAGATTAATGAGTCCCAGAAGGAGGCAAACTTCAGAAACATGCAGCATGATTATAATTCCACCAATGGAGCAGAGATTGAGCTCACTTtatctgaagatgaggaagacTATTATTCTTCCGTTAGCATGAAAGACCAACAGAGCCCTAACACCTCTGCTCTGGGGAGCCAGCCAAATATGTATGGCCCTGACCAGAACAATGAAAACGTGGAGTTTAACGACTCTGGCAGGCTTTATTATTGTAAACACTGTGATTTCAGCAACAAATCTGCCAGGAGTGTTAGCACCCACTACCAACGGATGCATCCCTACATTAAATTCAGCTTTAGGTATATCTTGGATCCCAATGATCACAGTGCAGTATACCGATGCCTTGAGTGTTATATTGACTACACAAACTTTGAAGATCTGCAGCAACACTATGGAGAGCATCACCCTGAAGCTATGAACGTACTGAACTTTGATCACTCTGATCTGATCTACCGCTGTCGCTTCTGTTCTTATACGAGCCCAAATGTTAGAAGCCTGATGCCACATTACCAAAGAATGCATCCAACAGTGAAAATTAACAACGCAATGATATTTTCAAGCTATGTTGTTGAACAGCAAGAGGGACTAAACACAGAGTCTCAGACACTGAGAGAGATCTTGAATTCTGCTCCAAAAACTATGGCAACCTCCACCCCCATGGCTCATGGGGCTAGTGTGCCAGCAGGTTTTAACAGAAGTGCCACAAAGAGTTTTAGTCCTGAATGTGAAAATCAGAAGACACCTTCAGTCAATACTGTGGTTGTTTATGACTGTGACGTGTGTTCATTTGCGAGCCCCAACATGCATTCTGTTCTGGTGCATTACCAGAAAAAACACCCTGAAGAAAAAGCATCATATTTCAGAATTCAGAAGACCATGCGTATAGCTTCTGTTGACAGGGGCTCTGCCCTGGCTCAAATGTCTTTTGAGATGGGGGTGCACATCTCCCCAAAAGTGTCCAACTTGGCTTCCCAACctccaccacctcccccccctccacccccagacCTTGCTCCTGAACTCTACTATTGCAAACACTGTTCATACAGCAACCGCTCAGTTGTGGGAGTGCTTGTTCACTACCAGAAAAGGCACCCAGAAATAAAGGTCACTGCCAAGTACATCAGACAAGCACCCCCTACTGCAGCAATGATGAAGGCTGGTGAGCTGCCATCTGAGATTCAGAGGCTGCCAGTGTCGATGCAACAGTTGAGTCGGGGCAGTTCTGAGAGCTCTGTGAATCCCCTTGAGAATGAAATGTTCTTCTGCCAGCACTGTGATTATGGAAACCGGACTGTGAAAGGTGTGCTCATTCATTATCAAAAGAAGCATCGTGATTTCAAAGCCAACGCAGATGTGATTAGGCAGCATACAGCCACCATTAGAAGCCTTTGCGATCGCAACCAGAAGAAATCATCTGGCAGCATGCCTGCTCGCACCTCCAGCACTGAACAGGACAAGACAAAGCTGAGAGCCCTCAAATGCAGGCAGTGTAGCTACACATCGCCTTACTTCTATGCATTGAGGAAGCATATTAAGAAAGACCACCCGAATCTGAAGGCCACAGTCACGTCTATTCTGAGATGGGCGTTTTTGGATGGCTTGATAGAATCTGGTTATCACTGTGAATGGTGCATTTATTCACATACAGAACCAAGTGGTTTGCTTGTGCACTACCAAAGGAGGCATCCTGAACATTATGTTGACTATACATATATGGCAACTAAACTCTGGGCGGGTCCGGATCCTTCCCCTCCTACCCTAGCGATGCCAACAGAGGCAAAGACCTATAAATGCAGAGACTGTATTTTTGAAGCATCTTCCATTTGGGATATTACTAATCATTACCAGGCTTTTCACCCTTGGGCCAtgaatggggatgaatctgtatTGTTAGATATCATTAAGGAGAAAGATGCTGCTGAGAAAACTGGTGCACAGCTTGATGAAGTTGGGGCCGGGATTAATTCGGAAAACCAGGTAACATCACAGATGGATCAGGCTGTGGAGGACCCCAGCCTTTCCCAGGAAAAAACTGTCCAGCTGGCTTCTGCAAACCCTGCTATCTCCTCCACTCCATATCAGTGTACAGTTTGCCAGTCTGAGTACAATAACTTGCATGGCCTCCTGACACATTATGGCAAAAAGCATCCTGGCATGAAAGTGAAAGCTGCTGACTTTGCACAAGACATAGACATTAACTCAGGGGCTGTGTATAAGTGCAGGCATTGCCCATACATTAACACACGCATTCATGGTGTCCTCACACACTACCAGAAACGACACCCATCAATAAAGGTCACTGCTGAAGACTTTGTGCATGACGTGGAACAGTCGAATGACATCACCCAGAATGATGTGGAAGAGACAAGTAGGATTTTCAAGCAAGGATATGGTGCATACCGGTGCAAACTATGCCCTTACACCCATGGCACATTGGAGAAGCTCAAAATTCACTATGAGAAATACCATAATCAGCCTGAATTTGATGTTTTTGCTCAGTCACCGCCAAAGGTGTCTGCCTCAGTGGAACCAGACATGGTGCCTGAAATCAAGGCCTCCCCAGAAATTGTTGCTGAGGGTGTTGGAGAAGTCTCTGTCCCAGCACCTCATTTCTCCAGTTCTCACTTAGTGTCTCACACAGTGTTCCGATGTCAGCTCTGTAAATACTTCTGTTCCACCCGGAAGGGGATAGCCAGGCACTACCGCATCAAACACAACAATGTTCGAGCGCAACCAGAAGGCAAGAACAACCTCTTCAAGTGTGCTTTGTGTTCTTACACCAACCCTATCCGCAAAGGGCTTGCAGCACACTACCAGAAAAGGCATGACATTGATGCTTACTATACCCACTGCTTAGCAGCCTCCAGGACAGTAAGCGACAAACCCAATAAAGTGATCATTCCATCTCCTCCCAAAGATGATGCTCCTCAGTTAagtgaggagctgaggagggctgtGGAGAAGAAGAAATGTTCACTTTGTTCCTTCCAGTCTTTTAGCAAAAAAGGCATTGTGTCCCACTACATGAAGCGTCACCCTGGTGTTTTTCCTAAGAAGCAGCATGCGAGCAAGCTGGGGGGTTATTTCACTGTTGTATATGCTGATGAGCATGAAAAGTCAACTCCAGCTGAGGAAAGGAATGACTTTGAAAGGCCTGATGTGGACAGTGAGGCTCAGGAAATTGAGTGGCTTCCCTTCAGGTGCATAAAATGTTTCAAGCTCTCcttcagcacagcagagctgctgtgcatGCATTACACTGACCACCACAGCAAGGATTTCAAGAGAGACTTTACCATACTGGGAAGTGGCACCCGCTCTCATAATGCTGTCTACCAGTGCAAGCACTGTGATACTAAATTGCATAGCACAGCAGAGCTGACCTCACACTTGAGTAGTCACAACGAGGAATTCCAGAAGCGTGCCAAACGTCAGGAGAGGAGGAAACAGCTTCTGAGCAAGCAGAAATATGCAGATGGCACTTTTGCGGATTTCAAACAAGAGAGG GCTTTTGGACACTTGGAAGATGCTTCAAAACTTAAGGAGAGGAAAGTGGTTGGCTACAAATGTAAATTTTGTGTGGAAGTTCATCCAACACTTCGAGCCATCTGTAATCACCTCCGTAAGCATGTGCAGTACGGTAATGTTTCTTCTGCATCAGCTACAGTAAAG GGTCTGCGATCTCATGAGAGGAGTCACTTGGCTCTGGCCATGTTTACCCGAGAAGACAAGTACAGCTGCCAGTATTGCTcctttgtctctgctttcaggcacaa